A portion of the Pseudomonas sp. PSE14 genome contains these proteins:
- a CDS encoding low molecular weight protein-tyrosine-phosphatase, whose protein sequence is MKVLFVCLGNICRSPTAEGVFRHKVREAGLEDRIEIDSAGTGDWHVGKAPDARTRAAALRRGYDLSSLRARQVSAADFSRYDLILAMDHANLRDLKRLRAGTGTAELDLFLRRFDLEIDEVPDPYYGGDDGFEQVLDLVEQACDGLLMEVKRRL, encoded by the coding sequence ATGAAGGTTCTGTTCGTCTGCCTCGGTAATATCTGCCGCTCGCCCACCGCCGAGGGCGTATTCCGTCACAAGGTTCGCGAAGCGGGCCTTGAGGATCGCATCGAGATCGACTCCGCCGGCACCGGCGACTGGCATGTCGGCAAGGCGCCGGACGCACGCACCCGCGCCGCCGCGCTGCGCCGGGGGTATGACTTGTCCAGCCTGCGGGCGCGCCAGGTGAGCGCGGCGGACTTCTCCCGCTACGACCTGATCCTCGCCATGGATCACGCTAACCTGCGCGACCTGAAGCGTCTGCGTGCCGGGACTGGTACGGCCGAGCTGGACCTGTTCCTGCGCCGCTTTGACCTGGAAATCGACGAAGTCCCCGACCCTTACTACGGCGGTGACGACGGTTTCGAGCAGGTGCTGGACCTGGTGGAGCAGGCCTGCGACGGTCTGCTCATGGAAGTGAAGAGGCGCCTGTGA
- the murB gene encoding UDP-N-acetylmuramate dehydrogenase encodes MTLQLQENLSLKPYNTFGVEVAARWFAQAHDDAEVREGIAAAAEKDLPLMVIGGGSNLLLTRDVEALVLRMASRGIRILSDDGARVVVEAEAGEVWDDFVRWTLEQGFGGLENLSLIPGTVGAAPMQNIGAYGVEIKDVFAGLTALDRESGELCEFGLEDCAFAYRDSRFKRESGRWLILRVRFALSRAAQLHLDYGPVRQRLAEEGVTAPTPADVSRVICAIRREKLPDPAVLGNAGSFFKNPVVPVAQADELRARFSDLVAYPQGDGLVKLAAGWLIDKAGWKGFRDGAAGVHAQQALVLVNYGGATGAQLHALAERIRDDIQQRFGVELEMEPNLY; translated from the coding sequence GTGACGCTGCAACTGCAAGAAAACCTGTCCCTCAAGCCCTACAACACCTTTGGCGTCGAGGTCGCCGCGCGCTGGTTCGCCCAGGCCCATGACGACGCCGAGGTGCGCGAAGGTATCGCCGCCGCCGCCGAAAAGGATCTGCCGCTGATGGTGATCGGTGGCGGCAGCAACCTGCTGCTGACCCGTGATGTCGAGGCGCTGGTGTTGCGCATGGCTTCCCGTGGCATTCGCATCCTCAGTGACGACGGCGCTCGTGTGGTGGTCGAGGCGGAAGCCGGCGAGGTCTGGGATGACTTCGTGCGCTGGACCCTCGAGCAGGGTTTCGGCGGATTGGAAAACCTCAGCCTGATTCCCGGCACCGTGGGCGCCGCGCCCATGCAGAACATCGGTGCCTACGGTGTCGAGATCAAGGACGTCTTCGCCGGCCTGACGGCGCTGGACCGCGAAAGCGGCGAGTTGTGCGAGTTCGGCCTGGAAGACTGTGCCTTCGCCTACCGCGATAGCCGCTTCAAGCGCGAGTCGGGCCGCTGGCTGATCCTGCGGGTGCGCTTTGCCCTGAGCCGCGCGGCGCAGCTGCACCTGGACTACGGTCCGGTGCGTCAGCGGCTGGCTGAGGAGGGTGTCACCGCGCCGACGCCGGCTGATGTGTCGCGTGTGATCTGTGCCATCCGCCGCGAAAAGCTGCCCGACCCGGCCGTGCTCGGCAATGCTGGCAGCTTCTTCAAGAACCCCGTGGTGCCCGTCGCTCAGGCGGACGAGCTGCGTGCGCGCTTCAGTGACCTGGTGGCCTACCCGCAAGGTGATGGTCTGGTGAAGCTGGCGGCTGGCTGGCTGATCGACAAGGCGGGTTGGAAAGGCTTCCGTGACGGCGCTGCCGGCGTGCATGCGCAGCAGGCGCTGGTGCTGGTCAATTACGGCGGGGCGACCGGTGCGCAGCTGCACGCGCTGGCGGAGCGTATTCGTGACGACATCCAGCAGCGTTTCGGCGTGGAGCTGGAGATGGAGCCCAATCTCTACTGA